One Faecalicatena sp. Marseille-Q4148 DNA window includes the following coding sequences:
- a CDS encoding AAA family ATPase, with protein sequence MIQEKKRLPVGVENFELIMNDNYYYVDKTGLISELIRNGGMVNLFTRPRRFGKTLNMSMLEHFFSIERDQSIFNGLEISKDTKLCEEYMGKYPVISISLKGINAAAYETAFDFAVQIMKNVAGKMQFLLESGNLSDFDKSEYKKLLDSGMSKAVFCSGLKTLSELLEKHYGTKVVLLIDEYDVPLAKAFENGYYDQMVFLIRNLLEQVLKTNNSLKFAIMTGCMRISKESIFTGLNNLKVLSITDERYDEYFGFTDTEVKEMLKYYEIEDYYEDIKSWYDGYRFGSTEVYCPWDVLNYCDKVKDHADSFPENYWINTSSNDAVKKFIQMSDNITTKREIENLLAGGEITKEIHQELTYPEMYQSLENVWSLLFMTGYLTQRGRLDAKHYKLAIPNLEIRDIFQTQIMEYFKEHVKKDGDTLSRFCDALKSGEETKVEEIFESYLKKTISIRDTFVRKASKENFYHGILLGILGVKEEWYVSSNQESGEGYSDILVETENSETVILIEVKYANDGNLDQACERALQQIEEKKYDEELRENGVDKILKYGIACYMKRCKVKLADS encoded by the coding sequence ATGATTCAAGAAAAGAAACGCCTTCCGGTAGGAGTGGAAAATTTCGAGCTGATTATGAATGATAATTATTATTATGTGGATAAGACAGGGCTGATTTCGGAACTGATCCGTAATGGCGGAATGGTAAATCTTTTTACCAGACCAAGACGTTTTGGAAAAACTTTGAATATGAGTATGCTGGAACACTTTTTTTCCATAGAGCGGGACCAGAGTATTTTTAATGGATTAGAAATTTCAAAAGATACAAAACTATGTGAAGAGTATATGGGGAAATATCCGGTTATTTCAATTTCCCTGAAAGGAATCAATGCCGCTGCTTATGAGACAGCATTTGATTTTGCGGTTCAGATTATGAAAAATGTAGCAGGTAAAATGCAGTTTCTTTTGGAAAGCGGGAATCTAAGTGATTTTGATAAGTCAGAATATAAGAAACTTTTAGATAGCGGAATGAGTAAAGCTGTATTTTGCAGCGGATTGAAAACTTTATCGGAATTATTGGAGAAACATTATGGAACAAAAGTAGTTCTTTTGATTGATGAGTATGATGTTCCATTGGCAAAAGCATTTGAAAATGGATATTATGATCAGATGGTATTTCTGATACGCAATCTGTTGGAACAGGTTTTAAAAACAAACAACAGTCTGAAATTTGCAATAATGACCGGATGTATGCGAATTTCAAAAGAAAGTATCTTTACGGGACTTAATAACCTGAAAGTATTATCTATTACAGATGAACGCTATGATGAATATTTCGGTTTTACAGATACGGAAGTAAAAGAAATGCTGAAGTATTATGAAATTGAAGATTATTACGAAGACATCAAAAGCTGGTATGATGGATATCGTTTTGGCAGTACAGAAGTGTATTGTCCCTGGGATGTCTTGAATTACTGTGATAAAGTAAAAGATCATGCAGATTCTTTCCCGGAAAATTATTGGATCAATACCAGCAGTAATGATGCCGTTAAGAAATTTATTCAAATGTCTGACAATATTACAACCAAACGTGAGATTGAAAATCTGCTTGCCGGCGGGGAAATCACAAAAGAGATTCATCAGGAACTGACTTACCCGGAGATGTATCAGTCTTTGGAGAACGTCTGGAGTCTTTTATTTATGACGGGATATTTAACGCAGCGTGGAAGGCTCGATGCAAAACACTATAAACTTGCGATACCGAATCTGGAAATCCGGGATATTTTTCAGACACAGATTATGGAATACTTTAAAGAGCATGTAAAAAAAGACGGCGACACGTTAAGCCGATTCTGTGATGCCCTGAAAAGCGGCGAGGAAACGAAGGTAGAAGAGATTTTTGAAAGCTACCTGAAAAAGACCATCAGTATCCGGGATACGTTTGTGAGAAAAGCAAGTAAGGAGAACTTTTATCACGGGATACTGCTTGGGATCTTGGGCGTAAAGGAAGAATGGTACGTATCGTCCAATCAGGAAAGCGGCGAAGGATACAGTGATATCCTCGTTGAAACCGAAAACAGTGAAACGGTTATCCTTATCGAAGTCAAGTACGCCAATGATGGAAATCTTGATCAGGCATGTGAACGGGCACTGCAACAGATAGAGGAAAAGAAATATGATGAAGAACTTCGGGAAAACGGAGTAGATAAAATTTTGAAATATGGAATTGCTTGTTATATGAAACGGTGTAAAGTAAAACTGGCGGATTCATGA
- a CDS encoding ATP-binding cassette domain-containing protein has product MGIEIRNLVMEYKKGIKSLNHINLSIEHGIYGLLGENGAGKTTLMKILVTLLTPTEGEVKINGLQLEKKNYEAIKKQIGYLPQELGLYPNMTVRESLEYVGIMCGMEKKAYTRQIDFYMEKTGLLEHQQKKNKQLSGGMKRRVGLVQALLHEPNILIVDEPTTGLDPEERIRIRNLLVDFAADKIVLFSTHVTEDLAATCEQLCIMRKGEIAYNGTISKLIENTQNHVFCCTLLNEQEFSLFQQKYKVASKIYKAKEIEVRFVCDRIPGIPCELCEPTLEDAYIYSLYVKNDQKHF; this is encoded by the coding sequence ATGGGAATTGAAATAAGAAATCTAGTTATGGAATATAAAAAAGGCATTAAAAGTTTAAATCACATAAACCTGTCTATTGAACATGGTATTTATGGATTATTAGGAGAAAATGGAGCGGGCAAAACGACATTAATGAAAATTCTCGTAACATTGCTTACTCCTACAGAAGGAGAAGTGAAAATTAATGGATTACAATTGGAAAAAAAGAATTATGAAGCAATCAAAAAGCAGATTGGTTATTTGCCGCAGGAATTAGGATTATATCCAAACATGACTGTTCGGGAATCTCTGGAATATGTGGGAATCATGTGCGGGATGGAGAAAAAGGCTTATACCAGGCAGATTGATTTTTATATGGAAAAAACAGGATTATTGGAACATCAGCAGAAAAAGAATAAGCAGTTATCAGGTGGAATGAAACGCCGGGTTGGTTTGGTACAGGCATTGCTGCATGAACCGAATATTCTGATCGTTGATGAACCGACAACCGGACTGGATCCAGAGGAGAGGATTCGCATTCGTAATCTTTTGGTTGATTTTGCAGCGGATAAGATCGTATTGTTTTCTACTCATGTAACAGAGGATTTAGCAGCCACCTGCGAACAACTCTGCATTATGAGAAAAGGTGAGATTGCTTATAATGGTACGATTAGCAAACTGATTGAAAATACGCAAAACCATGTTTTTTGTTGTACTCTTCTCAATGAACAAGAATTCTCCCTGTTTCAGCAAAAATATAAGGTGGCATCAAAAATTTATAAGGCGAAGGAAATTGAGGTACGTTTTGTATGTGACAGGATTCCGGGGATTCCATGTGAATTATGTGAGCCGACATTGGAGGACGCCTATATATACAGTTTGTATGTAAAAAATGATCAAAAGCACTTTTAA
- a CDS encoding HAMP domain-containing histidine kinase, protein MNYIEDKQQLYEFQNAYSEKFGELPPIPSVNKSILSTTDKWFVEMLDWIQTWSMFFISSLCVFFALNRFYRHRLKNPLEILQNGAEKIGRQELDFYVAYDQDDEMGQLCDAFEQMRLQLKDNNQMMWKMLEEQKQMRAAFSHDLRTPLSVLKGYVEYLNRYYPDGRLSKEKVIETLSELDEQTQRIENFADTMKDINRLDERKVNRKLMDKASVLKKSEEVLHTLAEKYGKTYSIQETIQQKEIQLDIDIYMEILENITANAMRYAKKEIRLELVDIESWLYMNVYDDGTGFSTEALKSARKPFYHELNENEEDHYGMGLYLCDNLCKKHGGKLSIGNQGTGGAAVKAQLKIK, encoded by the coding sequence TTGAATTATATAGAGGATAAGCAGCAACTGTATGAGTTTCAAAATGCATATTCTGAAAAGTTTGGAGAGTTACCACCTATTCCAAGTGTAAATAAGAGTATCCTTTCAACAACAGATAAATGGTTTGTAGAAATGTTAGACTGGATTCAGACGTGGAGTATGTTTTTCATTTCTTCTCTTTGTGTATTTTTTGCTTTGAACAGATTTTATCGGCATAGACTGAAAAATCCGCTGGAGATTTTGCAAAATGGCGCAGAAAAAATAGGGAGGCAGGAGTTGGATTTTTATGTTGCGTATGACCAGGACGATGAGATGGGACAACTGTGTGATGCTTTTGAACAGATGCGTCTGCAGCTTAAAGATAATAATCAGATGATGTGGAAGATGCTGGAAGAACAAAAACAGATGAGAGCAGCATTTTCTCATGATTTACGGACGCCGTTATCTGTATTAAAAGGTTATGTGGAGTATTTGAACCGATATTATCCGGATGGACGTCTTTCCAAAGAGAAAGTGATAGAGACTCTGAGTGAATTGGACGAACAGACACAGAGGATTGAAAATTTTGCGGATACAATGAAAGACATCAATCGGCTGGATGAACGGAAAGTAAATCGGAAATTGATGGATAAAGCCAGCGTTCTTAAAAAATCAGAAGAGGTACTTCATACGTTGGCAGAAAAATATGGAAAGACATATTCCATTCAGGAAACAATACAACAAAAAGAAATACAGCTTGACATTGATATATACATGGAAATTTTGGAAAATATTACTGCAAATGCCATGCGCTACGCTAAAAAAGAAATTCGATTGGAACTTGTAGATATAGAATCCTGGCTATACATGAATGTTTATGATGATGGCACAGGTTTTTCAACAGAAGCCTTGAAATCTGCGCGAAAACCTTTTTATCATGAGTTGAATGAAAATGAGGAAGACCATTATGGTATGGGATTGTATCTTTGCGATAACTTATGCAAAAAACACGGAGGAAAATTAAGTATTGGAAATCAAGGAACCGGTGGTGCGGCAGTAAAAGCGCAATTGAAAATAAAATAG
- a CDS encoding response regulator transcription factor, with the protein MTDRILVVDDDKKIVKMIKDFLEMEQYQVITAYDGEAAIRQTQQNPDLILLDINMPGMNGLEVCRTIRDMLDCPIIFLTARIEERDKIIGLRTGGDDYIVKPVSLEELLARIEAHLRREKRKSAKRTFRFDGGLCIDYSSRQILCNHQEILMTKSEFDIIELLSSYPGQIFDREQIYEKLWGLERTGDNKIVTELIRRIRNKLKDVTKQEYIETVWGCGYKWTLQNKNQ; encoded by the coding sequence ATGACAGATAGAATACTTGTAGTAGATGATGATAAAAAAATAGTGAAGATGATAAAAGATTTTCTTGAAATGGAGCAGTATCAGGTCATAACTGCTTATGACGGAGAGGCAGCAATTCGACAAACACAACAGAATCCAGACTTGATTTTACTGGATATTAACATGCCGGGAATGAATGGGCTGGAAGTCTGCAGAACAATAAGAGATATGCTGGATTGTCCGATTATCTTTTTAACGGCGCGAATTGAAGAACGGGATAAAATTATCGGATTGCGTACAGGTGGTGATGATTATATTGTAAAGCCTGTTTCTTTGGAGGAATTGTTGGCACGGATAGAGGCTCATCTTCGCAGAGAAAAGCGAAAAAGTGCGAAAAGAACATTTCGGTTTGATGGTGGGTTATGCATCGACTATAGCAGCCGCCAGATCCTGTGTAATCATCAAGAGATTCTTATGACAAAATCTGAATTTGATATTATTGAGTTATTATCAAGTTATCCGGGGCAGATATTCGACCGTGAGCAAATCTATGAAAAGTTGTGGGGGCTGGAACGAACCGGAGATAATAAGATTGTCACGGAATTGATTCGACGGATCAGGAATAAATTAAAGGATGTTACTAAACAAGAATATATAGAAACTGTGTGGGGGTGTGGGTATAAATGGACCTTACAAAACAAAAATCAATAA
- a CDS encoding helix-turn-helix transcriptional regulator, translated as MYQLDNEKLGKFLCELRKEKSLTQKQLAEKLFVSDKTVSKWERGASIPDVVLLIPIAEVLGVTVTELLKGERIDTKKDMDAGEVEHLVVSSLDLSVRDMLKRRKRIWIVSYLVCLLIVLAEFILLTLLSMTSELLRDSLITSGVMLIFAAWLCFFAKELPAYYDGNKINFVSQGIFRIHMAGLSFNNANWIHVLNVFRVVSLGVAILTPAFCYACFLIGGKALWIELRTYAVWVTVFMTLAITYYVGKKYE; from the coding sequence ATGTATCAACTTGATAATGAAAAATTAGGAAAATTTCTTTGTGAGTTAAGAAAAGAAAAAAGTCTCACACAAAAACAACTTGCTGAAAAACTCTTTGTTTCAGACAAGACTGTAAGCAAATGGGAACGAGGCGCAAGCATACCTGATGTTGTGCTTTTAATACCGATTGCGGAAGTACTGGGAGTCACAGTAACAGAACTTTTAAAAGGAGAACGAATCGACACAAAAAAAGATATGGATGCAGGAGAAGTGGAACATCTTGTCGTTAGTTCTTTGGATCTATCAGTGCGGGATATGTTAAAACGCCGCAAAAGAATTTGGATCGTTTCTTATTTGGTTTGTCTTTTGATTGTTTTGGCAGAATTTATTTTACTTACGCTATTAAGTATGACTTCCGAACTGCTGCGTGATAGTTTGATTACGTCCGGTGTTATGCTGATATTTGCAGCGTGGCTTTGTTTTTTTGCAAAAGAATTGCCGGCATATTATGATGGGAATAAAATCAATTTCGTTTCACAGGGAATCTTCCGGATTCATATGGCCGGTTTATCATTTAATAATGCAAACTGGATTCATGTATTAAATGTATTCAGAGTAGTTTCGCTAGGTGTGGCAATATTGACTCCCGCCTTCTGTTACGCCTGTTTTCTAATTGGTGGTAAGGCATTATGGATTGAGTTAAGAACCTACGCAGTCTGGGTTACTGTTTTCATGACATTGGCAATAACTTATTATGTCGGGAAAAAATATGAATAA
- a CDS encoding ATP-binding cassette domain-containing protein, with protein MKFIIEHLSKKFEKKEVLRDIDFSFEEGKIYGLLGRNGAGKTTLFNCLNRDIKADGGKFYLEKDGSRNEVAAEPIILLITSY; from the coding sequence ATGAAATTTATAATCGAACATTTATCTAAAAAATTCGAGAAAAAAGAAGTTCTCAGAGATATTGATTTTTCCTTTGAAGAGGGAAAAATCTACGGACTGTTGGGAAGAAACGGAGCCGGCAAAACAACACTGTTCAACTGTTTGAACCGTGATATCAAGGCAGACGGCGGAAAGTTTTATCTGGAAAAGGACGGTTCCCGCAATGAGGTGGCAGCGGAACCGATAATCCTCTTAATTACATCATATTGA
- a CDS encoding helix-turn-helix transcriptional regulator, translating to MTVAEMIKQTRTESHMTQEEYGLKFGVSRQTVSSWENERSLPDLQMLIDICNTYHISLDKLLNEDKEFVEKIDFYSKYKKALKIFGMFLVVCFLIFGAIFINWKITEGNMNQAFENNMKRLGFVKEKQIYVLEKDDISYHLPNQKLPFLKKDFYVKNSYADLIINDTEISISIYDGSEFNMKLNHYRGIEGIINKEGEFLAEENSLNEKEKIFYEEKKETIEQTMRELLSIHMSVYSE from the coding sequence ATGACAGTTGCAGAAATGATAAAACAAACCAGAACAGAATCACATATGACACAAGAAGAATATGGATTAAAATTTGGTGTGTCACGCCAGACGGTTTCCAGTTGGGAAAATGAAAGAAGTTTACCTGATCTTCAAATGCTGATTGATATTTGTAATACCTATCATATTTCTTTAGACAAACTGTTAAATGAAGATAAAGAGTTTGTTGAAAAAATCGATTTTTACAGTAAATATAAAAAGGCACTTAAAATATTTGGAATGTTTCTGGTTGTATGTTTTTTAATATTTGGTGCGATTTTTATCAATTGGAAGATCACAGAAGGAAACATGAATCAGGCGTTTGAAAACAATATGAAACGGTTAGGATTTGTGAAAGAAAAACAAATTTACGTGCTAGAGAAAGATGATATATCCTATCACTTGCCAAATCAAAAACTGCCATTTTTGAAAAAGGATTTCTATGTAAAAAATAGTTATGCAGATTTGATCATTAACGATACAGAGATTAGCATTTCTATTTATGACGGAAGTGAATTTAATATGAAGTTGAATCATTATCGCGGCATAGAAGGTATCATTAATAAAGAGGGTGAGTTTTTAGCAGAAGAAAATTCGCTGAATGAGAAAGAAAAAATCTTCTATGAGGAGAAAAAAGAAACAATAGAACAGACAATGAGGGAATTATTATCGATTCATATGAGCGTATATTCTGAATAA
- a CDS encoding ATP-binding cassette domain-containing protein — protein MNVMTYIIKTDALCKQYKETTALNHVSLHIPKGSIYGLIGNNGAGKTTLMRILSELQTQTSGTVLKPKNLKIGTIIESPALYPTLSDRGNLEYQLKITGYSGKERKKRSARLLSLVHLKDSRKLVMNYSLGMKQRLALAMALVEMPDFLILDEPLNGLDPEGIKDIRNVILELNHKFDVTILISSHILGELQKVATDYGFLKNGKLIREFSSSDIADEDLETFYFKNILS, from the coding sequence ATGAATGTTATGACGTATATTATCAAAACGGATGCTCTTTGCAAGCAATACAAAGAAACAACTGCTTTAAACCATGTTTCGCTTCATATTCCAAAAGGATCTATCTACGGATTAATCGGAAATAATGGAGCCGGTAAAACAACTTTAATGAGAATTCTATCAGAACTTCAAACACAAACATCGGGAACTGTTTTGAAACCAAAGAATCTCAAAATAGGAACGATCATAGAGTCTCCTGCCCTCTATCCTACGCTAAGCGATCGCGGCAACTTAGAATATCAATTGAAAATTACCGGATATTCCGGAAAAGAACGAAAGAAAAGGAGCGCCAGACTTCTGTCATTAGTCCATTTAAAGGATTCGAGAAAATTAGTTATGAATTATTCGCTGGGAATGAAACAAAGATTGGCTTTGGCAATGGCCCTTGTTGAAATGCCTGATTTTTTAATTTTGGACGAACCACTCAATGGACTCGATCCAGAAGGGATCAAAGATATCCGGAATGTTATTTTGGAATTGAATCACAAATTTGATGTGACTATCCTGATTTCAAGCCATATCCTGGGAGAATTGCAAAAAGTTGCGACTGACTATGGATTTTTAAAAAATGGCAAACTTATTCGTGAATTTTCTTCCTCAGATATAGCGGATGAGGATTTGGAAACATTTTACTTTAAAAATATTTTGTCATAA
- a CDS encoding ABC transporter permease subunit codes for MKKLLSMELKRAFLSPVLWISVITEICINVYAIISSSYGFAIYTTSFLFEHSGLLCIMIAIFISLHISHDFEVRTINNKIAAGYSRKQIYLTEVVTSAICSSFLFIADIIIVFICSLIKHLEFSNHVTYTAFIMNIFINLICIITISSLFTMLVMIAHKQLISLAIVLLLTLAMLSFGGNTVSSLCQDKTWTDPVTHETEKNPLYIHGFKRTAANLQLLISPFAQVKYEPFMLLEETSEKAANSLLLKKVPYHFEFCIFNLLELVFFCKIGIAIFKKQDLK; via the coding sequence ATGAAAAAACTACTGTCGATGGAACTGAAACGCGCTTTCCTGTCACCTGTTTTATGGATCAGCGTCATTACAGAAATCTGCATAAACGTATATGCAATCATAAGTTCTTCTTATGGATTCGCCATATACACAACTTCTTTTTTATTTGAACATTCCGGCTTACTCTGCATTATGATTGCGATATTCATTTCACTGCATATTAGCCATGATTTTGAAGTGCGCACAATCAATAATAAGATAGCTGCCGGATATTCCAGAAAACAGATTTATCTTACGGAAGTTGTGACAAGTGCAATCTGTTCTTCATTTTTATTTATCGCAGATATCATCATTGTCTTTATCTGTTCCTTGATAAAACATTTGGAATTCAGTAATCATGTAACATATACAGCTTTTATTATGAATATTTTCATAAATCTGATCTGCATTATAACCATTTCCTCCCTATTTACAATGCTTGTCATGATTGCACATAAGCAATTAATCAGCCTGGCAATTGTCTTATTACTTACTTTAGCCATGTTATCTTTCGGAGGAAATACGGTTTCCAGCTTATGTCAGGATAAAACTTGGACAGATCCTGTTACACACGAAACAGAAAAAAATCCATTATATATTCATGGGTTTAAAAGAACTGCGGCAAATTTACAGCTCTTAATTTCCCCATTCGCACAGGTGAAATACGAACCTTTTATGTTACTAGAAGAAACAAGCGAAAAAGCTGCAAATTCTTTGCTCTTAAAAAAGGTTCCATACCATTTTGAATTCTGCATTTTTAATCTATTAGAACTGGTATTCTTTTGTAAGATTGGAATAGCCATCTTTAAAAAACAAGATTTGAAATAG
- a CDS encoding C_GCAxxG_C_C family protein, with amino-acid sequence MKIGVTEISPRAVQQVAEKKFKDGYYCCEALVSAIRDEFQLDVPEEVIAMASGMAVGAGKAGCVCGAFNGGILALGLFFGRTEQDGPTNPKSVKCMELTKELHDWFKVANTKNAICCRILTKEFDKGRGEHKEQCIFFTGLCAWKVAQIVCRELGIKNLDEIDEPAPRRAIAEI; translated from the coding sequence ATGAAAATCGGAGTAACAGAAATCAGTCCAAGAGCCGTACAGCAAGTAGCGGAGAAAAAATTCAAAGATGGATATTATTGTTGCGAAGCACTGGTAAGTGCTATTCGTGACGAATTCCAGTTAGACGTTCCAGAAGAAGTCATTGCAATGGCTTCCGGTATGGCAGTTGGCGCCGGAAAAGCCGGCTGTGTATGCGGTGCATTCAACGGTGGTATCCTTGCCTTAGGATTATTCTTTGGACGTACAGAGCAGGATGGACCTACCAATCCTAAGAGTGTAAAATGTATGGAACTTACCAAAGAACTTCACGACTGGTTTAAAGTCGCAAATACAAAAAATGCTATCTGCTGCCGTATCCTTACGAAAGAATTTGACAAAGGACGCGGAGAACATAAAGAGCAATGTATCTTCTTTACAGGTCTTTGTGCCTGGAAGGTTGCACAGATTGTCTGTCGTGAGCTAGGCATTAAAAATCTGGATGAAATTGATGAGCCGGCTCCTAGACGCGCAATAGCAGAAATCTAA
- a CDS encoding TDT family transporter, translated as MKKIIQKVPVPLCGVMLGLAALGNLLQSYGEGIRYACGIIAALLLVLILLKLVLFPKMIKEDLQNPIMASVSATFPMALMLLSTYVKPWIGAIAKYIWLFAIALHLVLIIYFTIKFIVKLQMPKVFASYFIVYVGIVVAAVTAPAFEALSIGTAAFWFGFATLLLLLVLVTIRYIKFKQIPEPAQPLICIYAAPTSLCVAGYVQSVTPKSKGFLLTLLVLASILYVFALIKAIGYLKLKFYPSFAAFTFPFVISAIATKQTMACLANMKQPMPFLQYVVLIETIIAVIFVVYTFIRYMQFLFAPKN; from the coding sequence ATGAAAAAAATAATACAAAAAGTTCCAGTACCGCTTTGCGGTGTTATGCTTGGGTTGGCTGCGCTTGGCAATTTATTGCAAAGCTACGGAGAAGGTATTCGATATGCCTGTGGAATAATAGCAGCATTGTTGCTTGTTCTAATTTTATTGAAGCTCGTTTTGTTCCCTAAGATGATCAAAGAGGATTTGCAGAATCCGATTATGGCAAGCGTTAGCGCAACATTCCCGATGGCGCTTATGCTTCTTAGTACTTATGTAAAACCATGGATTGGTGCAATCGCAAAATACATTTGGCTGTTTGCAATTGCACTGCATCTTGTTCTAATCATTTACTTTACAATAAAATTTATTGTTAAATTGCAGATGCCAAAGGTGTTTGCAAGTTATTTTATCGTATATGTTGGAATTGTAGTCGCAGCTGTAACTGCACCTGCATTTGAAGCGCTTTCCATCGGAACAGCAGCCTTTTGGTTTGGATTTGCGACATTACTGCTGCTGTTAGTGCTTGTAACAATCCGTTACATCAAATTTAAGCAAATCCCAGAGCCGGCACAACCTTTAATCTGCATCTACGCAGCACCTACAAGTCTTTGTGTTGCAGGATATGTACAGTCTGTTACACCAAAATCCAAAGGATTTTTATTGACACTGCTTGTACTTGCATCGATTCTTTATGTGTTTGCTCTCATCAAAGCAATCGGATACTTAAAATTAAAATTCTATCCAAGCTTTGCAGCATTTACTTTCCCATTTGTTATCAGTGCAATTGCTACCAAGCAGACAATGGCATGTCTCGCAAATATGAAGCAGCCTATGCCATTTCTTCAATATGTAGTTTTGATCGAAACAATCATCGCTGTAATATTTGTAGTATATACATTCATTCGTTATATGCAATTTCTTTTTGCACCAAAGAACTAA
- a CDS encoding SDR family oxidoreductase, with protein MKQLCEKVAIVTGAGQGIGKGIALCLAKRGVKVVATGRRLEPIEQTIAEIKALGGDGLAMSCDSADRARVDEVVKTTVETFGAIDVIVNNGQAIVPSAPVEETTHESMVKAWESGVIGSLNYMQAAFPYMKEQHEGRIINFASATGMFGIAGQLAYGSNKEALRGLTKIAAKEWGQYGICVNIVLPGAESPAAKAWAEKFPEEYAKQVNLNPMKRFGDPENDIAPVIAFLAGPDSCYFSGQSVIVDGANSIMP; from the coding sequence ATGAAACAATTATGCGAAAAAGTAGCTATCGTAACAGGCGCGGGACAGGGGATTGGCAAAGGGATTGCGCTCTGTCTGGCGAAACGTGGTGTGAAAGTAGTTGCAACCGGACGTCGTCTGGAGCCGATTGAGCAAACAATTGCAGAAATCAAAGCGCTTGGCGGTGATGGACTTGCAATGAGCTGTGATTCAGCAGATCGTGCCCGTGTGGACGAGGTTGTGAAAACTACAGTAGAAACATTCGGAGCGATTGACGTGATTGTTAATAATGGTCAGGCAATTGTACCGTCAGCTCCGGTAGAAGAAACAACCCATGAAAGTATGGTAAAAGCATGGGAAAGCGGTGTGATCGGTTCTTTGAATTATATGCAGGCAGCATTTCCTTATATGAAAGAGCAGCACGAAGGAAGAATCATCAACTTTGCTTCTGCCACAGGAATGTTTGGAATTGCAGGTCAGTTAGCATATGGTTCTAACAAAGAAGCGCTTCGTGGATTAACAAAAATTGCCGCAAAAGAATGGGGCCAGTATGGTATTTGTGTCAATATCGTTCTTCCGGGCGCAGAATCTCCTGCTGCAAAAGCGTGGGCAGAAAAATTCCCTGAAGAATATGCAAAACAGGTAAATCTCAATCCAATGAAACGATTTGGTGATCCGGAAAATGATATTGCACCGGTGATTGCGTTTCTTGCCGGCCCGGATTCCTGTTATTTTTCAGGACAGAGCGTAATTGTGGACGGTGCAAACTCCATTATGCCATAG
- a CDS encoding type II toxin-antitoxin system HicB family antitoxin yields the protein MNFIYPAVIRKKENGGYHAFFPDLACCEAEGDSVDDVIDRANEAAATWIMAEFEEEEPEFPPVSDLHDIVLQEGDLVRNISVNYRFRDGWDE from the coding sequence ATGAACTTTATATATCCGGCAGTAATCCGAAAAAAAGAAAACGGAGGTTACCATGCATTTTTTCCGGATCTGGCCTGCTGTGAAGCAGAGGGAGATTCCGTTGATGATGTAATTGATCGTGCAAATGAAGCTGCTGCCACATGGATCATGGCAGAATTCGAAGAAGAAGAACCGGAATTTCCACCGGTTTCAGATTTGCATGATATTGTTTTACAGGAAGGGGATCTTGTAAGAAATATTTCTGTAAATTACCGATTCAGAGATGGATGGGATGAATAA